One Ahaetulla prasina isolate Xishuangbanna chromosome 10, ASM2864084v1, whole genome shotgun sequence genomic region harbors:
- the YRDC gene encoding threonylcarbamoyl-AMP synthase — protein MPGGLRRRGLWAMLAGPVTRGPPLSPCAGAERRVSLAEAAGQAARARAVAALREGGLVAVPTDTVYGVACLAQNSAAVEALYRLKGRPAAKPLAICLGDVEQVHRYCHAPVPEELLRDLLPGPVTLVLPRSDALNADLNPFTPLVGVRVPNHHFLRELAKACDGPLALTSANVSDRASSLTVTEFQELWPHLSLVIDGGPTGDDCSPECRLGSTVVDLSISGKYKVIRAGCALTQTLEVLASKYGLRAEVSGD, from the exons ATGCCGGGCGGCTTGAGGCGGCGGGGGCTGTGGGCCATGCTGGCGGGCCCGGTGACGCGGGGGCCGCCGCTCTCTCCTTGCGCGGGCGCCGAGCGGCGCGTCTCCCTGGCCGAGGCCGCGGGCCAGGCGGCGCGGGCGCGGGCTGTGGCGGCTCTACGCGAGGGTGGGCTAGTGGCGGTGCCCACCGACACGGTCTACGGCGTGGCCTGCTTGGCGCAGAACTCCGCGGCCGTCGAGGCCCTGTACCGGCTGAAGGGGCGCCCCGCCGCTAAGCCGTTGGCCATCTGCCTGGGCGACGTCGAGCAGGTGCACAG GTACTGCCACGCGCCGGTGCCCGAGGAGCTGCTGCGTGATCTCCTGCCCGGTCCCGTGACGTTGGTGCTGCCGCGCTCGGACGCCCTCAACGCCGACCTGAACCCCTTCACGCCG CTGGTGGGCGTCCGTGTCCCCAATCACCACTTCCTCAGGGAGCTGGCCAAGGCCTGTGACGGTCCTCTGGCTTTAACCAGCGCCAACGTCAGCGACAGGGCGAGCAGCCTCACCGTCACG GAATTCCAGGAGCTTTGGCCTCATCTTTCACTGGTCATCGATGGGGGTCCAACGGGGGATGACTGTAGTCCTGAGTGTCGGctaggctcaactgtggttgatcTCTCCATCTCTGGAAAATACAAGGTTATTCGAGCAGGATG tgcacTTACTCAAACTCTTGAAGTCCTGGCCTCCAAGTATGGATTGAGAGCTGAGGTGTCTGGAGATTGA